A section of the Corynebacterium auris genome encodes:
- a CDS encoding amino acid adenylation domain-containing protein, with protein sequence MTTATPATEAQSAFYFAQVLEPGSATLQCAELLAFDGEIDPDKLRRIIADATERLVPCTHEFVPAGGGIVAKKTAERPDITVERLTAAPAGGVEQWARERINVPALVDATRLTPRETSGHIIAYVPDQGWVWLARFHHIVGDGFALHLFVRWVAESYRLGGLTDGPFTSQEDALASGSSAVQKDDQEFWSQVEIDTDVARLNPGRVTGPNARVLRTVASIGSDERRALRGIARAVGVGEADVLGAIAAHYVSTATGSARVVLAVPQMNRRMGSPLTPLDPVVTAPPVPMEIRRGETVGEAARAFAEVSAERRQHGRYPTERIRRDHGVSPGVALTGPSLNVRPFTARFDFGTATATLTTISVGPIEDVEIIVQTGAQGGLDVIMMSHDDPARAGLLATHAQRLARGLTGLARSRSGAELPCAALQFFATAELAPVIDMNRTDHPLHAQPNTLTGLLRQRRGVEKNSVSPGLMWRGGALTRGEMWDNVDAAAATLADAGVRAGSVVAVRIDRSPDLLLAVAAIASLGATWCPIAPDLPTARAAEMLRTSGASFAVESSGDFQLRVSREGDGSGEAREPQPHSAAYVLFTSGSTGAPKAVVVPHRALLNRLEWMAKNYHLGAGTVVAHKTPSTFDVSVWEMLLPFTHGVTGAVCGPTSHLDPQELFTELSELGVEVCHFVPSALASFLAYHRLNLPSSALRVHTVFTSGEALGGDTAHAAQELLRARVVNLYGPAEAAIDVTEYVVTGHEDSIPIGRPVWNTTAWVLDPAGRVVPPGITGELHLGGVQLATGYAGRDDLTQERFRIHPVCGRLYSTGDLARVGDDGQIYYDGRTDFQIKLHGQRIEPGDIEVAARRIAGVDDAIAVARRVAGDMQLVLYAATGSSGVTAETITRELRSALPAYMVPAFVLLMDQLPVSRNGKIDRAALPEPTAPAGAALPATAAERAIAEAVAAVLGVDPALDLDRSFFELGGTSLTAVQLTARLSDTGRTVSVADVFAAGTLRALAGAEEDSPASAYDRLLELKPHRDDSVPPVVALYPAGGLGWCYAGLAQFLAPGRGLFAVQAPALTGGVAGASISDVARDALSLLPWDEFDAVGWSVGGVIAQDMAAAAPERVRRLVLMDSYPAPLWASRPAPTHAELVRGLAAMAGVDTDGEDAEDVYRAIAESRSPLSRLDEATRSTVFTEMERNAALMRSHETSQTSVPAVHLRATRNPEHMPAQSWEPFVGGLELVEVETTHPGMVASETFQLVAELLD encoded by the coding sequence AAATCGACCCGGACAAGCTGCGGCGGATCATCGCCGACGCCACCGAGCGGCTCGTCCCGTGCACGCATGAGTTCGTGCCGGCGGGCGGGGGGATCGTCGCGAAGAAAACTGCCGAGCGCCCCGACATCACCGTCGAACGGCTCACCGCGGCGCCCGCAGGTGGAGTGGAGCAGTGGGCGCGCGAGCGCATCAACGTGCCCGCGCTTGTCGACGCCACCCGGCTGACGCCCCGTGAAACCTCCGGCCACATCATTGCGTACGTGCCGGACCAGGGGTGGGTGTGGCTGGCCCGGTTCCACCACATTGTTGGCGACGGCTTTGCGCTGCACCTCTTCGTGCGCTGGGTGGCGGAGTCCTACCGGCTGGGCGGCCTCACGGACGGGCCGTTCACCTCGCAAGAGGACGCCCTCGCGTCCGGTTCCAGTGCGGTGCAGAAGGACGACCAGGAGTTCTGGTCGCAGGTGGAGATCGACACCGACGTCGCGCGCCTCAACCCCGGGCGCGTCACCGGCCCCAACGCGCGCGTGCTGCGCACCGTGGCCAGTATTGGGAGCGACGAGCGCCGCGCTCTGCGGGGCATCGCGCGCGCGGTCGGCGTGGGCGAAGCGGACGTGCTGGGCGCCATTGCTGCCCACTACGTCTCGACCGCCACCGGCAGCGCACGCGTGGTGTTGGCCGTGCCGCAGATGAACCGCCGCATGGGCAGCCCGCTCACCCCGCTCGACCCGGTGGTAACCGCACCTCCCGTCCCGATGGAGATTCGCCGCGGCGAGACGGTCGGTGAGGCCGCCCGCGCGTTCGCGGAGGTCAGCGCCGAGCGCCGCCAGCACGGCCGCTACCCGACGGAACGAATCCGCCGCGACCACGGTGTATCGCCCGGCGTGGCCCTGACCGGGCCAAGCCTCAACGTGCGGCCTTTTACCGCGCGTTTCGATTTCGGTACCGCGACCGCAACGCTTACGACGATATCCGTCGGGCCAATCGAAGACGTGGAAATCATTGTCCAAACAGGTGCACAGGGTGGCCTCGACGTGATCATGATGTCGCACGACGACCCGGCGCGGGCGGGACTGCTCGCTACCCACGCGCAGCGCCTGGCACGCGGGCTCACTGGCCTCGCCCGCTCGCGGTCGGGGGCAGAGTTGCCGTGCGCTGCACTCCAATTCTTCGCTACCGCGGAGCTTGCGCCGGTCATCGACATGAACAGGACCGATCACCCGTTGCACGCGCAACCGAACACGCTGACGGGTCTGCTGCGGCAGCGTCGGGGCGTCGAAAAGAACTCTGTCTCCCCTGGCCTGATGTGGCGCGGGGGCGCGCTGACGAGGGGCGAGATGTGGGATAACGTCGACGCGGCTGCCGCGACGCTTGCCGACGCCGGAGTGCGCGCCGGTTCCGTTGTCGCCGTGCGCATCGACCGCAGCCCAGACCTCCTTCTCGCCGTCGCAGCAATCGCCTCACTCGGTGCGACGTGGTGCCCGATCGCGCCCGACCTCCCCACTGCCCGGGCCGCAGAGATGCTGCGGACAAGCGGGGCGTCGTTCGCGGTCGAGTCAAGCGGCGATTTCCAGCTGCGAGTCTCGCGCGAGGGCGACGGCTCCGGTGAGGCTCGCGAGCCGCAGCCGCACAGCGCAGCCTATGTGCTGTTCACCTCTGGTTCCACGGGTGCGCCGAAGGCTGTTGTCGTGCCCCACCGCGCGCTCCTCAACCGCCTGGAATGGATGGCAAAGAACTACCATCTGGGCGCGGGCACGGTCGTTGCGCACAAGACACCCTCTACGTTCGACGTCTCTGTCTGGGAGATGCTGCTGCCCTTCACACACGGCGTGACCGGTGCGGTGTGCGGGCCGACCTCACACCTCGACCCGCAGGAACTCTTCACCGAGCTCAGCGAACTCGGTGTCGAAGTCTGCCACTTTGTCCCCTCCGCCCTGGCCAGTTTCTTGGCGTACCACCGTCTGAACCTTCCCAGCTCCGCTTTGCGTGTGCACACGGTCTTTACCTCCGGGGAAGCACTGGGCGGAGACACCGCTCACGCAGCGCAGGAACTTCTTCGCGCCCGCGTGGTCAACCTGTACGGGCCCGCGGAGGCAGCGATCGACGTCACCGAGTACGTGGTCACCGGCCACGAGGACTCGATCCCGATCGGCCGGCCCGTGTGGAACACGACCGCGTGGGTTCTCGACCCCGCGGGACGCGTCGTGCCCCCTGGTATTACGGGCGAGCTGCACCTGGGTGGCGTCCAGCTAGCCACCGGTTACGCGGGCCGCGACGACCTCACCCAGGAGCGCTTCCGCATCCACCCCGTCTGCGGGCGCCTCTATTCGACGGGCGACCTCGCCCGCGTCGGTGACGACGGGCAGATCTACTACGACGGGCGCACGGACTTCCAGATCAAGCTGCACGGGCAGCGCATTGAGCCCGGAGACATCGAGGTAGCCGCCCGCCGCATCGCGGGCGTTGACGACGCCATCGCGGTGGCGCGCCGCGTCGCCGGTGACATGCAGCTGGTTCTCTACGCAGCCACGGGCTCATCCGGGGTCACTGCCGAGACGATCACCCGTGAGCTACGCAGCGCCCTTCCGGCCTACATGGTGCCCGCCTTTGTCCTGCTTATGGACCAGCTACCGGTGTCGCGCAACGGAAAAATCGACCGCGCCGCGCTGCCGGAACCCACTGCTCCCGCTGGTGCCGCGCTTCCGGCCACGGCGGCCGAGCGCGCTATCGCCGAGGCTGTAGCAGCGGTGCTCGGGGTTGACCCGGCACTGGATCTGGACCGCAGCTTCTTCGAACTGGGCGGGACGTCGCTGACCGCAGTGCAGCTTACAGCGCGGTTGTCGGACACAGGCCGCACCGTCTCCGTCGCCGACGTCTTTGCGGCGGGAACGCTGCGGGCGCTGGCCGGGGCCGAGGAGGACTCTCCCGCCAGCGCGTACGACCGGTTGCTGGAGCTCAAACCGCACCGGGACGACTCGGTTCCGCCCGTGGTCGCCCTCTACCCCGCCGGCGGGTTGGGCTGGTGCTACGCGGGCCTCGCGCAGTTCCTCGCGCCCGGTCGCGGGTTGTTTGCGGTGCAGGCGCCGGCGCTGACCGGGGGCGTTGCGGGGGCGTCGATAAGCGATGTTGCTCGCGACGCCCTCTCCCTGCTGCCCTGGGACGAGTTCGACGCCGTGGGCTGGTCCGTAGGCGGCGTAATTGCGCAGGACATGGCCGCCGCGGCGCCGGAGCGCGTGCGCCGACTCGTGCTGATGGATTCGTACCCCGCCCCGCTGTGGGCCTCGCGGCCTGCCCCGACCCATGCGGAGCTAGTGCGCGGGCTCGCGGCAATGGCCGGGGTCGACACGGATGGCGAGGACGCCGAGGATGTGTATCGGGCGATCGCCGAGTCCCGCTCGCCGCTCTCGCGGCTAGACGAGGCGACCCGCAGCACCGTTTTCACTGAGATGGAGCGCAACGCCGCGCTCATGCGTTCCCACGAGACGAGCCAGACGTCGGTGCCTGCCGTGCACCTGCGTGCCACGCGCAACCCGGAGCACATGCCGGCCCAGTCGTGGGAGCCGTTTGTGGGCGGGCTGGAGCTGGTGGAGGTGGAGACCACCCACCCGGGAATGGTCGCCTCCGAGACGTTCCAGTTGGTGGCGGAGCTTTTGGACTAG
- a CDS encoding isochorismatase family protein, whose translation MATSLPTAIAYPLDRDIPASHVDWPLDPQRCALLVHDMQRHFIAPYSANEEPMGAVIPAIALLLDEARSRDVPVFYTAQPSDQPAEKRALVSDFWGPGMTGKPEAARIIDELTPAAGDTVLTKWRYSAFAKTNLRERLRALSRDQLLITGVYADIGIKTTAVVAFMEDIQPFLVHDAVADFTAADHQAASRWVAQRAGRVISTDDALRSLRSA comes from the coding sequence ATGGCTACTTCTCTGCCCACGGCAATCGCTTACCCCCTTGACCGCGACATTCCGGCGTCGCACGTCGATTGGCCGCTTGACCCGCAGCGATGCGCGCTGCTTGTCCACGACATGCAGCGGCACTTCATCGCCCCCTACTCGGCCAACGAGGAACCCATGGGTGCGGTTATCCCCGCGATCGCGTTGCTTCTCGACGAGGCCCGCTCCCGCGACGTTCCGGTTTTCTACACCGCCCAGCCCTCGGACCAGCCTGCGGAGAAGCGCGCCCTTGTGAGCGACTTTTGGGGCCCCGGCATGACGGGAAAACCCGAGGCTGCACGCATTATCGACGAGCTCACCCCCGCTGCTGGCGACACGGTGCTGACCAAGTGGCGCTACTCGGCCTTTGCAAAGACTAATCTGCGCGAACGCCTCCGCGCCCTGAGCCGCGACCAGCTGCTGATCACGGGCGTGTACGCCGACATCGGCATCAAAACCACGGCCGTCGTCGCGTTTATGGAGGACATCCAGCCCTTCTTGGTCCACGACGCGGTGGCTGACTTCACCGCTGCCGACCACCAGGCAGCGTCACGCTGGGTGGCCCAGCGGGCAGGGCGCGTCATCAGCACGGACGACGCGTTGCGCTCCCTGCGCTCCGCCTAG
- a CDS encoding isochorismate synthase, translating to MRNSDFYYDSPAVQVSAPASSLRPATTWVPGRTVVGALAFEKGSPDQLYVCREGVCVAEKTGQAAGDCDAARTRRRETSGANIEPETFDRDGFEGAVADAIRRIGADVALRKVVLARAVSTTVERDLDWDQLIDELRGTNPAAHVFSVPTGPESAIVGASPEQLMRKRGVHLTSHPLAGSIGRSPDPATDRELGEGLLASAKDLREHRYVTEMIADTLAPYCVDVKVPEPTLTATDSMWHLGTHISATLRDKCMDVLTIARLLHPTPAVAGTPTQKAVDAIADIEPTPRGLYAGSVGYCDAAGDGEWAVTLRCALYEARHVTAWAGAGIIAGSDPSAEYVETHNKLSTIIRAVQRAAV from the coding sequence ATGCGTAATAGCGATTTCTACTACGACTCGCCGGCCGTGCAGGTCAGCGCCCCCGCCTCGTCGCTGCGCCCGGCAACAACGTGGGTGCCGGGGCGCACCGTCGTCGGCGCGTTGGCTTTTGAGAAGGGCTCGCCTGACCAGTTGTATGTGTGCCGCGAGGGGGTCTGCGTCGCAGAGAAAACCGGCCAGGCGGCGGGGGATTGCGACGCGGCCCGCACCCGCCGCCGGGAGACGAGCGGGGCAAACATCGAGCCGGAGACCTTCGACCGCGATGGTTTTGAGGGGGCGGTTGCCGACGCGATCCGCCGCATCGGGGCGGACGTCGCTTTGCGGAAAGTGGTGCTCGCGCGAGCCGTGAGCACCACCGTCGAGCGTGACCTCGACTGGGACCAGCTCATCGACGAGCTGCGGGGAACGAACCCCGCCGCCCACGTGTTCTCGGTACCGACGGGGCCCGAAAGCGCGATCGTCGGGGCCAGCCCCGAACAGCTTATGCGCAAACGCGGTGTGCACCTCACCAGCCATCCGCTGGCGGGATCCATCGGGCGCAGCCCAGACCCGGCGACAGACCGCGAGCTGGGGGAGGGACTTCTCGCTTCCGCGAAGGACCTGCGCGAGCATCGCTATGTCACCGAGATGATCGCCGACACGCTGGCGCCGTACTGCGTCGACGTGAAGGTGCCGGAGCCCACACTGACCGCCACGGATTCGATGTGGCACCTCGGCACGCACATCAGTGCGACGCTGCGGGATAAATGTATGGACGTGCTCACCATCGCCCGCCTGCTGCATCCCACCCCCGCGGTGGCGGGGACACCTACGCAAAAGGCCGTGGACGCCATCGCGGACATTGAGCCGACACCGCGTGGACTGTACGCGGGCAGCGTCGGTTACTGCGACGCGGCCGGCGACGGCGAGTGGGCCGTCACGCTGCGCTGCGCGCTCTACGAGGCGCGCCACGTCACCGCCTGGGCTGGGGCCGGGATCATCGCCGGCTCCGACCCCAGCGCCGAGTACGTGGAGACGCACAACAAACTATCCACCATCATCCGCGCCGTGCAGCGCGCTGCTGTCTAA
- a CDS encoding SDR family oxidoreductase: MVQQLETTCALVTGAAGGIGAAIADALEASGHFDEVVRSDLTGAHGCDVAREEDIDKLVSSIAQRGRLTACVHAAGVLLTKPLLETTAADLGRVMEVNTTGAFNVVRRAAALMVEQSTPGAIVTVASNAAGVPRVNFGGYGASKAAASYIARTLGLEVARHGIRVNVLCPGSTMTQMQRDFWGDDPEAGERDVVKGNLETARLGIPLGRIADPADVARTALYLATPASAHVTMQEIYVDGGATLHA; this comes from the coding sequence ATGGTTCAACAGCTGGAGACAACATGCGCCCTCGTCACCGGTGCTGCCGGTGGCATCGGGGCGGCGATCGCCGACGCCCTCGAGGCCTCGGGACACTTCGACGAGGTGGTGCGCAGTGACCTGACCGGGGCTCATGGTTGTGACGTGGCGCGGGAGGAGGACATCGACAAGCTTGTGTCCTCCATTGCGCAGCGTGGGCGTCTCACAGCGTGCGTGCACGCGGCGGGGGTGCTGCTGACCAAGCCGCTGCTTGAGACGACCGCCGCTGACCTGGGCCGGGTGATGGAGGTTAACACCACGGGTGCGTTTAATGTGGTGCGCCGGGCCGCGGCGTTGATGGTTGAGCAGTCGACGCCGGGCGCGATCGTGACCGTGGCGTCGAACGCGGCGGGCGTGCCGCGCGTCAACTTCGGTGGGTACGGCGCCTCCAAGGCGGCGGCGTCGTACATTGCCCGCACCCTGGGCCTCGAGGTGGCGCGGCACGGCATTCGGGTCAACGTGCTCTGCCCCGGCTCGACGATGACGCAGATGCAGCGGGACTTTTGGGGGGATGACCCGGAGGCGGGGGAGCGGGACGTCGTGAAAGGAAACCTCGAGACTGCTCGCCTGGGCATTCCCCTCGGCAGGATCGCCGACCCTGCCGACGTGGCCCGCACCGCGCTGTACCTGGCCACCCCGGCGTCGGCGCACGTGACCATGCAGGAGATTTACGTGGATGGTGGGGCGACGCTGCATGCGTAA
- a CDS encoding ABC transporter ATP-binding protein, producing the protein MEKKLMTLTTTVSTSLRAENLTVAYRDRVVIEDLSVAIPDGEFTAIVGPNACGKSTLLKALARMVPARAGTVYLGDRPVGEYKPKEVARQLGLLPQAPTVPDGIVVADLVARGRYPYQGLLRQWSREDEEAVSTAMRQAGVGGLAGRPVAELSGGQRQRVWLALVLAQSTPIVLLDEPTTYLDITHQVEVLNLARDMQRAGRTVVAVLHELTLAFRYATHLIVMRNGAIAAQGPVKQVVTEELISSVYGLECSVLADPETGRPIVLPRDSG; encoded by the coding sequence ATGGAGAAAAAGCTCATGACGCTAACTACGACTGTGTCCACATCACTGCGCGCCGAGAACCTCACGGTGGCATACCGCGACCGCGTTGTTATTGAGGACCTCTCCGTCGCGATTCCCGACGGCGAATTCACCGCGATTGTTGGGCCCAACGCCTGCGGAAAGTCGACGCTGCTCAAAGCGCTCGCGCGGATGGTGCCGGCCCGTGCCGGAACCGTCTACCTGGGCGACCGGCCGGTCGGGGAGTACAAACCGAAAGAGGTAGCGCGGCAGCTCGGCCTGCTGCCGCAGGCGCCCACTGTGCCCGACGGCATCGTCGTTGCCGACCTTGTAGCCCGGGGGCGCTACCCGTACCAGGGGTTATTGCGACAGTGGTCGCGTGAGGACGAGGAAGCCGTCAGCACCGCGATGCGCCAAGCCGGGGTTGGCGGTCTGGCGGGCCGTCCTGTCGCTGAGTTATCCGGTGGACAGCGCCAACGGGTATGGCTCGCGCTTGTGCTTGCCCAAAGCACACCCATTGTGCTTCTCGACGAGCCAACGACATACCTCGACATCACGCATCAGGTGGAGGTACTTAACCTGGCTCGCGATATGCAGCGCGCGGGACGCACGGTCGTCGCCGTGCTGCACGAGCTGACCTTGGCGTTTCGTTACGCCACACATCTGATTGTGATGCGCAACGGCGCGATCGCGGCTCAGGGGCCGGTGAAACAGGTGGTCACCGAAGAGCTCATTAGCAGTGTCTACGGCTTGGAATGCTCCGTCCTTGCAGACCCGGAGACTGGCCGTCCCATTGTTCTTCCCCGCGACAGTGGGTGA
- a CDS encoding FecCD family ABC transporter permease — MTTYITVCVGAACLRVPRRALAVNVIIGLACAAVAIVALMIGDYPLSVADTLRAIVGTGDNALASYFVRELRAPRVIAALLVGAALGISGAIFQNVTRNPLGSPDITGFTTGAATGAVIAIMLFDATPVLISFGAIAGGCVTGALVFALARSSTTSTGLGGITFVLIGVGVSFALRAVNHLLVVRASLDKAQQSAIWLAGSFNAVTWPPVVVLVIALAVLVPLSLVLARPLTVMLAGDEVACGLGVDVPKRRRELIAVGVALSAVAVAAAGPISFVALAAPQLARLIARAPGVGFGGSALVGALLVASSDVIAQRAFAPVQLPVGVVTGVLGGVYLIWLLAHEWRKSS; from the coding sequence GTGACGACCTATATCACCGTGTGCGTGGGCGCCGCGTGCCTCCGCGTCCCCCGTCGCGCACTTGCTGTCAACGTAATCATCGGTCTCGCCTGCGCAGCTGTGGCCATCGTCGCCCTCATGATTGGCGATTACCCATTAAGCGTCGCAGACACGCTGCGCGCGATTGTCGGCACGGGAGATAACGCGCTAGCCAGCTACTTCGTGCGGGAGCTGCGCGCCCCCCGCGTCATCGCGGCACTCCTCGTGGGCGCAGCCCTGGGAATCTCGGGAGCTATCTTCCAAAACGTTACCCGCAACCCCCTGGGCAGCCCCGACATCACAGGGTTTACAACGGGTGCGGCAACGGGCGCCGTCATTGCCATCATGCTTTTCGACGCCACCCCCGTCCTCATCTCCTTCGGCGCCATCGCTGGGGGGTGCGTCACGGGTGCGCTCGTCTTTGCCTTGGCCCGTAGCAGCACGACAAGTACTGGATTGGGTGGCATCACCTTCGTCCTCATTGGTGTTGGTGTGTCGTTCGCGCTGCGTGCCGTTAACCACTTGCTTGTTGTGCGTGCGTCACTCGACAAAGCGCAGCAAAGTGCGATCTGGTTGGCCGGGTCGTTCAACGCCGTCACCTGGCCCCCTGTCGTCGTCCTCGTCATCGCGCTGGCTGTGCTCGTGCCATTGTCGCTTGTTCTCGCGCGTCCTCTGACCGTCATGCTCGCCGGTGACGAGGTGGCCTGCGGCCTGGGCGTGGACGTCCCAAAGCGGCGGCGTGAGCTCATTGCGGTTGGGGTGGCGCTTTCTGCTGTAGCTGTCGCGGCGGCGGGCCCGATTTCTTTCGTGGCGTTAGCTGCACCGCAGCTTGCCCGCCTTATCGCGCGCGCCCCGGGGGTTGGGTTTGGCGGCTCTGCGCTTGTCGGCGCTCTGCTGGTCGCCTCGTCCGATGTGATTGCGCAACGCGCGTTCGCCCCAGTTCAACTGCCGGTGGGAGTGGTCACCGGGGTACTTGGTGGCGTCTATCTGATCTGGCTTCTTGCCCACGAATGGAGAAAAAGCTCATGA
- a CDS encoding FecCD family ABC transporter permease — protein sequence MCVSLMVGSNMMSFTDTWRYIIRPDGSAGATVIQGHRIPRTVLAVVIGSALGVAGALMQALTRNPLADPGILGVNAGSSLAVVVAVAVAGVASIWFYVWFAFLGAAAASVAVYVLGGLARRSSTPARLALAGVAVSMAVTSFVEFVSLSNQNVFNEFRFWAAGSLENRGYPVIGAVVGFIAVGLILAVASGPALNALALGDDHGAALGVNIRRTRSTVMLAVTLLAGAATAAAGPIMFVGLGVPYLARWVCGPDQRWVIPFSALAAPAILLTADILARVVVYPQEIQTGIVTALVGAPLFVAIVRRGQVEAL from the coding sequence ATGTGCGTGTCTCTTATGGTGGGCTCGAACATGATGAGCTTTACCGATACGTGGCGCTACATCATCCGCCCCGATGGCTCCGCCGGTGCCACGGTGATCCAAGGACACCGCATCCCGCGCACCGTCCTCGCTGTTGTGATCGGGTCTGCCCTGGGAGTTGCAGGTGCGCTCATGCAGGCGCTGACGCGCAACCCCTTGGCAGACCCGGGCATCCTCGGCGTCAACGCTGGCTCCTCCCTCGCTGTCGTGGTGGCGGTCGCGGTCGCGGGTGTGGCGTCGATTTGGTTCTACGTCTGGTTCGCGTTCCTCGGGGCAGCCGCAGCATCCGTGGCCGTCTACGTGCTGGGCGGTTTAGCCAGGCGCTCCTCAACGCCCGCGCGTCTTGCCCTCGCCGGGGTGGCCGTGTCGATGGCGGTGACCTCGTTCGTCGAATTCGTCTCCTTGTCCAACCAGAACGTCTTCAACGAATTCCGCTTCTGGGCTGCCGGCAGCCTGGAAAACCGTGGCTACCCCGTCATCGGCGCGGTCGTAGGCTTTATTGCGGTTGGCCTTATTCTTGCGGTCGCATCCGGGCCCGCTCTCAATGCACTTGCGCTTGGCGACGACCACGGTGCCGCCCTCGGCGTCAACATCCGGCGCACCCGCTCCACCGTCATGCTGGCGGTCACCCTGCTGGCAGGCGCGGCCACCGCTGCCGCCGGTCCGATCATGTTCGTGGGCCTGGGCGTGCCATACCTCGCGAGGTGGGTGTGCGGTCCCGATCAGCGCTGGGTGATTCCGTTTTCTGCGCTGGCAGCGCCTGCAATCCTGCTCACGGCTGACATCCTCGCTCGCGTTGTGGTCTACCCGCAGGAGATTCAAACTGGCATTGTTACCGCGCTGGTCGGCGCGCCCCTTTTCGTGGCCATCGTCCGCCGGGGCCAGGTGGAGGCATTGTGA
- a CDS encoding ABC transporter substrate-binding protein, translated as MSTSRRHFLKFATLITAGALGLAGCSSTEGASASSPSGGSSATREVKDVNDKSVTVPEDPQRVVALSEPTVDGLLALGVTPVGIVAGRGQSGAPAYLQDKAGSIDVMGSVGQPNFEAIGAANPDLILIDGTSVNNNPPVIEALEHIAPVVYTGYAGGDWKRNFTLVADAVNKKSEGEKIISDYEKKADGLAGKLDKYSGSTFSIVRWEGSSPSLILKEQPAGRALTDVGLKRPASQDREGPGHSVPVSSENMADIDADFMFFGTLGGSSVNNKNAGGQTGVDASRAAVSSAEQIAGFTNLTAYREKHIIPVDGTVWMSTGGPLLMNRILDDIQSTLL; from the coding sequence GTGAGCACTTCTCGGCGCCATTTTTTGAAATTCGCAACACTGATCACCGCCGGCGCCCTCGGGCTGGCCGGCTGCAGCAGCACGGAGGGAGCAAGCGCCTCGTCACCCTCTGGGGGGTCGAGCGCGACCCGCGAGGTGAAAGACGTCAACGACAAGTCTGTCACGGTGCCCGAGGATCCTCAGCGTGTCGTCGCGCTATCGGAGCCTACCGTCGACGGTTTGCTTGCTCTCGGGGTGACCCCGGTAGGCATCGTCGCGGGACGCGGTCAAAGCGGAGCCCCCGCATATCTGCAGGACAAAGCGGGCTCTATCGACGTGATGGGCAGCGTCGGGCAGCCTAACTTCGAGGCGATCGGTGCGGCGAACCCGGACCTCATTCTTATCGACGGCACCTCCGTGAACAACAACCCGCCCGTTATTGAAGCCCTCGAGCACATCGCCCCCGTCGTCTACACGGGCTACGCCGGTGGAGATTGGAAGCGCAACTTCACCTTGGTCGCTGATGCGGTGAACAAGAAGAGCGAGGGCGAGAAGATCATCTCGGACTACGAGAAAAAAGCCGATGGGTTGGCCGGAAAGTTGGATAAATACAGTGGTTCCACGTTTTCGATCGTGCGTTGGGAAGGATCATCGCCGTCCCTCATCCTCAAAGAACAGCCTGCGGGAAGGGCGTTGACGGATGTCGGACTGAAGCGCCCCGCAAGCCAGGACCGCGAAGGACCAGGGCACTCGGTTCCCGTCTCCAGCGAAAACATGGCCGACATCGATGCCGACTTCATGTTCTTTGGCACCCTTGGCGGGTCCAGCGTGAACAACAAAAATGCGGGCGGGCAGACCGGTGTTGATGCATCTCGCGCCGCGGTGTCCTCCGCAGAGCAGATTGCCGGCTTTACCAACCTCACGGCCTACCGGGAAAAGCACATCATTCCTGTCGACGGCACCGTGTGGATGTCCACCGGCGGGCCATTGCTGATGAACCGCATTCTCGACGACATTCAGTCGACCCTTCTCTAG
- a CDS encoding DUF4191 domain-containing protein, producing MANSKDSAGGSTKKELRAAKRAQRKNTTNQVWQAFNLQRKRDKKLIPLMLLSVVGMGLVFFLLGLLWGGQWFMLVLGLLVGAVVAMWVFSRRLEKSMYDEVGNQPGAAAWTLENMRSTVGIAWVTKVSVAATPQMDVVHRVVGNPGVVLVGEGNRGRLRKLMERESKRVDRLLAGVPVYEFYVGDGEGDTQVRDLQKTLLKLPKNYRKDEVYSMSAKLEAMETRSGGHPAGLPGGPLPQGAQSMAGMNRRMRRMQERKGK from the coding sequence ATGGCGAATTCCAAGGACAGCGCGGGTGGCTCCACGAAGAAAGAGCTGCGCGCCGCGAAACGCGCTCAGCGGAAAAATACGACCAACCAGGTGTGGCAGGCGTTTAACCTGCAGCGTAAACGCGACAAGAAGCTCATTCCCCTAATGCTTTTGAGCGTTGTGGGGATGGGCCTGGTGTTTTTCCTGCTCGGCCTCCTCTGGGGCGGCCAGTGGTTCATGCTCGTGCTCGGCCTGCTCGTCGGCGCCGTCGTCGCGATGTGGGTGTTCAGCCGCCGGCTTGAGAAGTCGATGTACGACGAGGTGGGCAACCAGCCCGGCGCCGCCGCGTGGACTTTGGAGAACATGCGCAGCACCGTCGGCATCGCGTGGGTGACCAAGGTCTCCGTCGCCGCAACACCCCAAATGGACGTGGTGCACCGCGTGGTGGGCAACCCCGGCGTCGTCCTCGTCGGCGAGGGAAACCGGGGGCGGCTGCGCAAGCTCATGGAGCGCGAATCCAAGCGCGTCGACCGGTTGCTCGCGGGCGTTCCCGTCTACGAGTTCTACGTCGGCGACGGCGAGGGCGACACCCAGGTTCGCGATCTGCAGAAGACCCTGCTCAAGCTGCCTAAGAACTACCGCAAGGACGAGGTGTACTCCATGTCCGCCAAGCTTGAGGCCATGGAGACGCGCTCCGGTGGCCACCCGGCCGGGCTGCCGGGCGGTCCGCTGCCGCAGGGGGCGCAGTCCATGGCTGGCATGAACCGGCGTATGCGCCGCATGCAGGAGCGCAAGGGCAAATAG